One window from the genome of Phocoena phocoena chromosome 15, mPhoPho1.1, whole genome shotgun sequence encodes:
- the SNRPB2 gene encoding U2 small nuclear ribonucleoprotein B'', protein MDIRPNHTIYINNMNDKIKKEELKRSLYALFSQFGHVVDIVALKTMKMRGQAFVIFKELGSSTNALRQLQGFPFYGKPMRIQYAKTDSDIISKMRGTFADKEKKKEKKKAKTVEQTATTMNKKPGQGTPNSANTQGNAAPNPQVPDYPPNYILFLNNLPEETNEMMLSMLFNQFPGFKEVRLVPGRHDIAFVEFENDGQAGAARDALQGFKITPSHAMKITYAKK, encoded by the exons ATGGATATCAGACCAAATCACACAATTTATATCAACAATAtgaatgacaaaattaaaaaagaag AGTTGAAGAGATCCCTGTATGCCCTGTTTTCTCAGTTTGGCCACGTCGTAGATATTGTGGCTCTAAAGACCATGAAGATGAGGGGGCAAGCTTTTGTTATATTTAAGGAACTGGGCTCATCCACAAATGCCTTGAGACAGTTACAAGGATTTCCATTTTATGGCAAACCGATG cgAATCCAGTATGCAAAAACAGATTCTGATATAATATCTAAAATGCGTGGCACTTTTgctgacaaagaaaagaaaaaagaaaagaaaaaagccaaaactGTGGAACAGACTGCAACAACCATGAACAAAAAACCTGGTCAG GGAACACCAAATTCAGCTAATACCCAAGGAAATGCAGCACCAAATCCTCag gtcCCCGATTACCCTCCAAACtatattttattccttaataATTTACCAGAAGAGACTAATGAGATGATGTTATCCATGCTGTTTAATCA GTTCCCTGGTTTCAAGGAAGTACGTTTGGTACCTGGGAGGCATGACATTGCTTTTGTTGAATTTGAAAATGATGGACAGGCTGGAGCTGCCAGGGATGCTTTACAGGGATTTAAGATCACACCGTCCCATGCCATGAAGATCACCTATGCCAAGAAATAA